From Anaerohalosphaera lusitana, one genomic window encodes:
- a CDS encoding BlaI/MecI/CopY family transcriptional regulator, with product MPRKQSQKENSRPSELELQVLSVLWDKGPASVRDVMNSLPDGKQRAYTSVLSVMQVMEKKRLLTHTRQGNTHIYKPTKPRRAVVDPLMKRLASNIFNGSKVSMVQSLLGSEKLTDAELAKLEQLIESKKK from the coding sequence ATGCCGCGAAAACAAAGTCAAAAAGAAAACTCTCGCCCATCCGAACTCGAACTCCAGGTCCTATCCGTCCTCTGGGACAAAGGCCCCGCATCCGTCCGCGACGTCATGAACTCCCTTCCCGATGGCAAACAGCGTGCATACACCTCCGTCCTCTCCGTCATGCAGGTCATGGAAAAGAAACGCCTCCTCACCCACACCCGCCAGGGCAACACCCACATCTACAAACCCACAAAACCCCGCCGTGCCGTCGTCGACCCCCTAATGAAACGCCTCGCAAGCAATATCTTCAACGGCTCAAAGGTCAGCATGGTCCAGTCCCTGCTCGGCAGCGAAAAACTCACAGACGCCGAACTCGCCAAACTCGAACAGCTCATCGAAAGCAAAAAGAAATAA
- the kduD gene encoding 2-dehydro-3-deoxy-D-gluconate 5-dehydrogenase KduD, with protein MILDKFKLDGKTAIVTGAARGLGQGMALGLAEAGADIAAVDILDMDDTRAKVEALGRKCVTIPADLSDKACVDTIVTKTVDELGGIDILVNNAGIIRRAPLAEFTEADWDDVMNINIRTLFFLSQAVAKIFTKQGRGGKIINTASMLSFQGGIRVPSYTASKSAVMGLTKLLANELADQNINVNAIAPGYMATDNTAPLRADPQRSKEILGRIPAGRWGTPEDLAGAAVFLASPAADYIQGYTLAVDGGWLAR; from the coding sequence ATGATACTCGACAAATTCAAACTCGACGGCAAAACAGCGATCGTCACCGGCGCAGCACGCGGACTAGGCCAGGGCATGGCTCTCGGCCTCGCCGAAGCGGGCGCAGACATAGCGGCAGTCGACATCCTCGACATGGACGACACCAGGGCCAAAGTCGAAGCACTAGGCCGCAAATGCGTCACCATCCCCGCCGACCTATCCGACAAGGCCTGCGTCGACACCATCGTCACTAAAACAGTAGACGAACTCGGCGGCATCGACATCCTCGTAAACAACGCCGGCATCATCCGCCGCGCACCCCTCGCCGAATTCACCGAAGCCGACTGGGACGACGTGATGAATATCAACATCCGCACTCTATTCTTCCTCTCCCAGGCAGTCGCAAAAATCTTCACCAAACAGGGCCGCGGCGGCAAGATCATCAACACCGCCAGCATGCTCAGCTTCCAGGGCGGCATCCGCGTTCCGTCCTACACCGCCTCAAAAAGCGCGGTAATGGGCCTGACTAAACTCCTAGCCAACGAACTCGCCGACCAGAACATCAACGTCAACGCCATCGCACCCGGCTACATGGCCACCGACAACACCGCTCCCCTCCGCGCAGACCCGCAACGCTCCAAAGAGATTCTTGGCCGCATCCCCGCGGGCCGCTGGGGCACCCCCGAGGACCTTGCAGGCGCAGCAGTCTTCCTCGCCTCACCCGCAGCCGACTACATCCAGGGCTACACCCTCGCGGTCGACGGCGGCTGGCTCGCACGATAA
- a CDS encoding bifunctional 4-hydroxy-2-oxoglutarate aldolase/2-dehydro-3-deoxy-phosphogluconate aldolase, which yields MARYSRMQTLTLIKQIGLLPLFYHPDSDTAKKIASACLAGGARVIEFTNRGDRAIEPFTELVKHRDTDSPDLVLGVGSVLDAPTAAAYIAAGADFIVAPIFCPETARLCNARKIPYLPGCGSLNEIHTAHQAGVEICKLFPANTVGGPAFVKAARAPMPFTDILPTGGVSPDPENLREWFTAGAAAVGMGSKLVSKQLIAAGDYASLTDTVRKTLETINTIRIELKE from the coding sequence ATGGCACGATACTCACGCATGCAGACCCTCACACTCATAAAACAGATCGGCCTCCTGCCGCTCTTCTACCACCCCGACTCGGACACCGCCAAAAAGATCGCTTCCGCGTGTCTCGCCGGAGGCGCACGCGTCATCGAGTTCACCAACCGCGGCGACCGCGCCATCGAACCCTTCACCGAACTCGTCAAGCACCGCGACACCGACAGCCCCGACCTCGTCCTCGGCGTAGGCTCCGTCCTCGACGCACCCACCGCCGCTGCATACATCGCAGCAGGCGCGGACTTTATCGTAGCCCCCATCTTCTGCCCCGAAACCGCACGCCTCTGCAACGCCCGCAAAATACCCTACCTCCCCGGCTGCGGCTCGCTCAACGAGATTCACACCGCCCACCAGGCGGGCGTCGAAATATGCAAGCTCTTCCCCGCAAACACCGTCGGCGGCCCAGCCTTCGTCAAAGCCGCTCGCGCCCCGATGCCCTTCACCGACATCCTCCCGACAGGCGGCGTCTCACCCGACCCAGAAAACCTTCGCGAATGGTTCACCGCCGGCGCAGCCGCAGTCGGAATGGGCTCAAAGCTCGTATCAAAACAACTCATTGCAGCAGGCGACTACGCCTCCCTCACCGACACCGTCCGCAAAACCCTCGAAACGATCAACACAATAAGAATCGAACTGAAAGAATAG
- the kduI gene encoding 5-dehydro-4-deoxy-D-glucuronate isomerase — protein sequence MQVRYSADPVRFQRMTTEEIRSEFLIESLFESDKIDFVYSDIDRAVIGSAVPVEKSLTLASADELRAQYFCQRRELGILNVGSAGKITVDGQAFDMANRDALYVGMGSKEITFESADKSSPACFYLLSYPAHKTYPTAQARKADAAAVNLGSEEQCNKRTIYKYIHPDGVKSCQLVMGFTEIADGSVWNTMPPHTHARRMEAYLYFDIPEDARVFHFMGKPEETRTITVADKQAIISPSWSIHSGVGTKAYTFCWGMGGENQAFDDMDHITIDQVK from the coding sequence ATGCAGGTTAGATATTCCGCAGATCCGGTAAGATTTCAACGCATGACAACAGAAGAGATTCGCTCTGAGTTCCTCATCGAATCCCTCTTCGAATCAGACAAGATAGACTTCGTCTATTCCGACATCGACCGCGCGGTCATCGGCTCCGCTGTCCCCGTCGAAAAGTCTCTCACCCTCGCATCCGCTGACGAACTCAGAGCCCAATACTTCTGCCAGCGTCGCGAGCTCGGCATCCTCAACGTAGGCTCCGCCGGCAAGATCACCGTCGACGGCCAGGCCTTCGACATGGCAAACCGCGACGCCCTTTACGTAGGCATGGGCTCAAAAGAGATTACCTTCGAAAGCGCAGACAAATCCTCCCCAGCCTGTTTCTACCTGCTCAGCTATCCCGCACACAAGACCTACCCAACCGCCCAGGCTCGCAAGGCAGACGCAGCCGCCGTCAACCTCGGCTCCGAAGAGCAGTGCAACAAACGCACCATCTACAAGTACATCCACCCCGACGGCGTCAAAAGCTGCCAGCTCGTCATGGGCTTCACCGAGATCGCGGACGGCTCAGTCTGGAACACCATGCCCCCGCACACCCACGCACGCCGTATGGAAGCGTACCTCTACTTCGACATCCCCGAAGATGCCCGCGTATTCCACTTCATGGGCAAACCCGAAGAAACACGCACCATCACCGTCGCCGACAAACAGGCGATCATCTCCCCAAGCTGGTCCATCCACTCAGGCGTCGGCACAAAAGCCTACACATTCTGCTGGGGCATGGGCGGCGAAAACCAGGCCTTCGACGACATGGACCACATCACCATCGACCAGGTAAAATAA
- a CDS encoding carboxypeptidase-like regulatory domain-containing protein, whose product MSKLSNDEKGEFFKFRDYVRLAPYHSSTDVSKKVYVDIHNNNAHFEITNYYGHELQIEIGDFSHTIDIDEDDLSDVVINIPTPESFETRKVTFEFVPASPSQPIPDSGKFKVTYKKLPSARYAHSETLDIKTGTAQIKIPTPNRISWQPTKDTNFFFYRDSAKINSASSTIQTIKCYPAGAIFGKFKNTSPNQTRANLGIHVIERSPALPDNRHQTPIVNLNGSVGSIDLRTEGSYYIGPVPLDGEYGITVTVGNYYWLTDPIKLTPKRSICEYDITIPQNAVDLKGTLLDTRRNPITDATISLHIDAPFGGRTHSYGDTIETDQKGRFTIPSVNPDPKLEYSITFTAPGYVKTKHELTPTAHNKLTLEPALTVTGTVIDKKTGKPKPNIRINFWPTTGRDANLKLFEVTTDSNGRFTASQFANTTYNYRLEKDYSYSSKNTGKINPAKTPNTKLYWNP is encoded by the coding sequence ATGAGCAAACTCAGCAACGACGAAAAAGGTGAATTTTTTAAATTTAGAGATTACGTACGCCTTGCTCCCTACCATTCCTCAACAGATGTAAGCAAAAAAGTCTATGTTGATATCCACAACAACAATGCTCACTTCGAGATCACAAATTACTACGGCCACGAACTGCAAATAGAGATAGGCGACTTCTCCCACACCATCGACATCGACGAAGACGACCTCAGCGACGTCGTCATAAATATCCCCACACCCGAATCCTTTGAAACCCGCAAGGTAACCTTCGAATTCGTTCCCGCCTCGCCGTCTCAGCCCATCCCCGACTCGGGCAAATTCAAAGTAACCTATAAAAAACTCCCCTCCGCCCGCTACGCTCATTCAGAAACCCTCGACATAAAAACTGGCACTGCCCAGATCAAAATACCAACGCCCAATAGGATATCATGGCAGCCCACCAAAGATACTAACTTCTTCTTCTACCGAGACAGCGCAAAGATCAACTCCGCTTCCAGCACAATACAAACTATCAAATGCTATCCCGCAGGCGCCATCTTCGGCAAATTCAAAAACACCTCGCCTAACCAGACTCGTGCAAACCTGGGCATCCACGTAATAGAACGCTCCCCCGCGTTACCCGACAACCGCCACCAGACCCCCATCGTCAACCTGAACGGTTCCGTTGGTTCCATAGACCTCCGCACCGAAGGCTCCTATTACATAGGCCCCGTACCTCTCGACGGCGAATACGGCATCACTGTAACTGTCGGAAACTACTACTGGCTCACCGACCCCATCAAACTGACCCCAAAACGATCCATCTGCGAGTACGACATCACTATCCCCCAAAACGCCGTCGATCTCAAAGGCACACTGCTCGACACCCGAAGAAACCCAATAACAGACGCGACCATTTCCTTGCATATTGACGCCCCGTTCGGCGGACGAACACACTCCTACGGCGACACAATAGAAACCGACCAGAAGGGCCGCTTCACCATCCCCTCAGTCAACCCTGATCCCAAACTCGAATACTCCATCACCTTCACCGCACCCGGCTACGTCAAAACGAAACACGAACTCACCCCGACCGCCCACAACAAACTCACCCTCGAACCTGCCCTCACCGTCACCGGCACGGTCATCGACAAAAAGACCGGCAAACCAAAACCAAACATCAGGATCAACTTCTGGCCCACAACAGGCCGCGACGCCAACCTGAAACTCTTCGAAGTCACAACCGACAGCAACGGCCGCTTCACCGCCTCACAGTTCGCCAACACCACCTACAATTACCGCCTCGAAAAAGACTACTCCTACTCCAGCAAAAACACCGGCAAAATAAACCCCGCCAAAACCCCAAATACAAAACTATACTGGAACCCATGA
- a CDS encoding class I fructose-bisphosphate aldolase: MSVDRIAEILGGEADALLGHKCSTVGKGQLAVPGPDFVDRAMAGSDRPVAVLRNIQTMFDHGRLGGTGYLSILPVDQGIEHSAGASFAPNPIYFDPENIVKLGLEGGCNAVASTVGVLGATCRKYAHKIPFIAKINHNELLSYPNTYDQKMFGSVRQAFEMGAVGVGATIYYGSEESPRQIEEISEAFQMAHELGMFTVLWCYLRNSGFKKDGVNYQTAADLTGQANHLGVTIQADVIKQKQPTCNGGFEAIDVGKTHPLVYEKLSSDNPIDLTRYQVVNCYMGKAPLVNSGGPSGENDLQQVVKAAVVNKRAGGAGMITGRKAFQRPFEEGVKILNAVQDVYLTEEIGLA, from the coding sequence ATGAGTGTTGACAGGATTGCGGAGATACTTGGCGGTGAGGCGGATGCATTGCTTGGGCATAAGTGTTCGACGGTGGGTAAGGGGCAGTTGGCTGTGCCGGGGCCTGATTTTGTGGATCGGGCGATGGCGGGGTCGGATCGGCCGGTGGCGGTGCTGCGTAACATTCAGACGATGTTCGATCATGGTCGGCTCGGGGGGACGGGGTATCTTTCGATCCTGCCGGTGGATCAGGGGATCGAGCATTCGGCGGGTGCGTCTTTTGCGCCGAATCCGATCTATTTCGACCCGGAGAACATTGTGAAGCTTGGGCTTGAGGGCGGATGCAATGCGGTTGCGTCGACCGTGGGGGTGCTTGGAGCGACGTGTCGGAAGTATGCGCACAAGATACCGTTCATTGCGAAGATAAATCATAACGAGCTGCTGAGCTATCCGAATACGTATGATCAGAAGATGTTCGGGTCGGTGCGGCAGGCGTTCGAGATGGGGGCGGTCGGTGTGGGGGCGACGATCTATTACGGGTCGGAGGAGTCGCCGAGGCAGATCGAGGAGATAAGCGAGGCGTTTCAGATGGCGCATGAGCTGGGGATGTTTACGGTGCTATGGTGCTATCTGCGGAACTCGGGGTTCAAGAAGGACGGGGTGAATTATCAGACGGCGGCGGATCTGACGGGGCAGGCGAATCATCTTGGGGTGACGATCCAGGCGGATGTGATAAAGCAGAAGCAGCCTACGTGCAACGGCGGGTTTGAGGCGATCGATGTGGGGAAGACGCATCCGCTGGTTTATGAGAAGCTGAGCAGCGACAATCCGATCGATCTGACGCGGTATCAGGTGGTGAACTGCTATATGGGCAAGGCGCCGCTGGTGAACTCGGGCGGGCCCTCTGGTGAGAACGATCTGCAGCAGGTTGTGAAGGCGGCTGTGGTGAACAAGCGGGCCGGCGGTGCAGGAATGATCACGGGGAGGAAGGCGTTTCAGCGGCCGTTCGAGGAAGGGGTGAAGATATTGAATGCGGTGCAGGATGTGTATCTGACCGAGGAGATCGGGCTGGCTTAG
- a CDS encoding carboxypeptidase-like regulatory domain-containing protein, translating into MEISPYEDNRAWPAIDSDGKFSFSTRLKKFYILARPRKDYAITFFGPYKFAPGQTVTDLTLKLKRGFTSSVKFLDQNGRPIPNVQLTGGFPEPPDYSSWRHTIKSESDEQGVAAIQHTTDSPANLTCEAPGYIKDSRHKIDLSPDKPYTWQLNPAPTTQITVLSKKTGQPIPDAAVLLYGDEYQQMGNYYIDRPKWTTNETGLFELKTLAPGEQYRVLLYHPDYQRRYVDITAGDKVTAKLNDFQSITGKLQVI; encoded by the coding sequence TTGGAAATAAGTCCCTATGAAGATAATCGTGCCTGGCCTGCGATTGACTCTGATGGTAAGTTTTCTTTTTCTACACGACTCAAGAAATTCTATATACTGGCTCGCCCCAGAAAGGACTATGCTATAACATTCTTCGGCCCCTATAAATTCGCGCCCGGCCAAACCGTTACAGATCTAACCCTCAAACTCAAAAGGGGCTTCACCTCCTCTGTCAAGTTTCTTGACCAAAACGGCCGCCCCATACCCAATGTCCAACTCACCGGCGGCTTCCCCGAACCGCCCGACTACTCGAGCTGGCGTCATACCATCAAATCCGAAAGCGACGAACAGGGCGTCGCAGCCATACAGCACACAACCGACAGCCCCGCAAATCTAACCTGCGAAGCGCCCGGCTACATTAAAGACTCCAGACACAAGATCGATCTGTCTCCCGACAAACCGTATACTTGGCAGCTAAACCCCGCCCCGACAACCCAGATAACTGTCCTCTCAAAAAAGACCGGCCAACCCATCCCTGACGCTGCCGTACTCTTGTATGGAGACGAATACCAGCAAATGGGAAATTATTACATCGACCGTCCAAAATGGACGACCAATGAAACCGGCCTCTTCGAATTAAAAACTCTCGCTCCCGGCGAACAGTACCGCGTCCTCCTCTACCACCCCGATTACCAGCGACGCTACGTTGACATAACGGCAGGTGACAAGGTCACTGCAAAACTCAATGACTTCCAGTCGATAACAGGTAAATTACAGGTGATATGA
- a CDS encoding sugar kinase, with the protein MSVLNIKPAQNCKYDILSLGEIMLRFDPGDTRIHTTRSFRVWEGGGEYNVARGLRRCFGKRAAVVTAIPDNPVGRLLEDLILQGGVNTEYIRWQPFDGIGRDTRVGLNFVEKGYGVRAALSCSDRANSAASQIQPGQIDWNSIFANDGVRWFHTGGIFAGLAENTAPVIIEAARAAQANGTIVSYDLNYRASLWKSIGGQQKAREVNRAIAPYVDVMIGNEEDFSASLGFEVPGLDANLSKLDPSNFKKMIENAVAEYPNFKVVATTLRNATTATRNDWGAVIYADKQFHEATMRPQLEIYDRVGGGDSFASGLIYGLLEDKSPAQAVNYGAAHGALAMTTPGDTTMATLPEVERVINGASARVSR; encoded by the coding sequence ATGTCTGTCCTGAACATCAAACCAGCACAAAACTGCAAATACGACATCCTCTCCCTCGGCGAAATAATGCTCCGCTTCGACCCCGGCGACACCCGAATCCACACAACCCGCTCCTTCCGCGTCTGGGAGGGCGGCGGCGAATACAACGTCGCCCGAGGACTCCGTCGCTGCTTCGGCAAACGCGCAGCCGTCGTCACCGCCATACCCGACAACCCCGTCGGCCGCCTCCTAGAGGACCTCATCCTCCAGGGCGGCGTAAACACCGAATACATCCGGTGGCAGCCCTTCGACGGTATCGGCCGCGACACCCGCGTAGGCCTCAACTTCGTCGAAAAAGGCTACGGCGTACGCGCAGCTCTGAGCTGCTCCGACCGCGCCAATTCCGCCGCCTCACAGATACAACCCGGCCAGATCGACTGGAACTCCATCTTCGCCAACGACGGCGTCCGCTGGTTTCACACAGGCGGCATCTTCGCGGGCCTCGCCGAAAACACAGCCCCCGTCATCATCGAAGCCGCCCGCGCTGCCCAGGCAAACGGCACAATCGTCTCCTACGACCTCAACTACCGCGCCTCCCTCTGGAAATCCATCGGCGGCCAGCAAAAGGCCCGTGAAGTCAACCGCGCCATCGCTCCCTACGTCGACGTCATGATCGGCAACGAAGAAGATTTCTCCGCCTCCCTCGGCTTCGAGGTCCCCGGCCTCGATGCAAACCTCTCAAAACTCGACCCCTCCAACTTCAAGAAAATGATCGAAAACGCCGTCGCCGAATATCCCAACTTCAAAGTCGTCGCAACCACCCTCCGCAACGCAACCACCGCCACCCGCAACGACTGGGGCGCCGTCATCTACGCCGACAAGCAGTTCCACGAAGCGACAATGCGCCCCCAGCTCGAGATCTACGACCGCGTAGGCGGCGGAGACTCCTTCGCATCGGGCCTCATCTACGGCCTCCTCGAAGACAAATCCCCCGCCCAGGCAGTAAACTACGGCGCGGCCCACGGTGCCCTCGCAATGACTACCCCGGGCGACACCACAATGGCAACCCTCCCAGAAGTAGAACGCGTAATAAATGGAGCATCCGCCCGAGTCTCTAGATAA
- a CDS encoding M56 family metallopeptidase — MSAILDIFTDQLIRTATLALAHSLWQGTVIALLLWLYLRSSRSAPATRYAVSFLAIIILAATPILTYSLISLDTPAPSYTTTEYVPRAQKQTQTQTQPQAHANGADLPAEPPISQNNGTNPDTQPASAKPAPAKSSEHHVTASTLTTLKHHWPRILFTAYILGVAAMLIRLLAHLTGTLTLKRSLTPDTDPDRNAVLTALASRARIARNITLALSNRVLVPCTVGLIKPVIILPASLITGLDENQLRAVLAHELMHIKRHDWICTILQMLIEALLFFNPATWWIGRQIRLEREAACDRSALSSRITPRDYARLLFDFASAHKTKAVAPAFSSANPPQLTERIKRLLTPTYRSAAIRPGIIPSVIVIAFFILAFVYFHKATESTLKYVGENLSPQQRAQTMQQISEDYSDNTSLLPEDQKITVSGTITTEDNKPLPNPYLQRL, encoded by the coding sequence ATGTCTGCCATATTAGACATCTTCACCGACCAGCTCATCCGAACCGCCACCCTCGCACTCGCCCACAGCCTCTGGCAGGGCACCGTTATAGCACTCCTCCTCTGGCTATACCTCCGTAGCTCCCGCTCCGCACCCGCAACCCGCTACGCCGTCTCCTTCCTCGCGATCATCATCCTCGCAGCCACACCCATCCTCACCTATTCACTCATCAGCCTCGATACCCCCGCGCCCTCATACACCACAACCGAATACGTCCCCCGGGCCCAAAAACAGACACAAACACAAACCCAGCCGCAAGCCCACGCAAACGGCGCCGATCTGCCCGCCGAACCCCCGATCTCGCAAAACAACGGCACCAACCCCGATACACAGCCCGCATCCGCAAAACCGGCACCAGCTAAATCCTCCGAACACCACGTAACTGCATCCACCCTCACCACCCTCAAACACCACTGGCCCCGCATCCTCTTCACCGCCTACATCCTCGGCGTCGCCGCAATGCTCATCCGCCTCCTCGCCCATCTCACCGGCACACTCACCCTCAAACGCTCCCTCACGCCCGACACTGACCCCGACCGCAACGCTGTCCTAACAGCTCTAGCCTCCCGCGCCCGCATCGCCAGAAACATCACCCTCGCACTCTCCAACCGCGTCCTCGTCCCCTGCACCGTGGGCCTCATCAAACCTGTCATCATCCTCCCAGCGTCCCTCATTACGGGTCTCGACGAAAACCAGCTCCGCGCCGTCCTCGCCCACGAGCTCATGCACATCAAACGTCACGACTGGATCTGTACCATCCTCCAGATGCTCATCGAAGCCCTCCTCTTCTTCAATCCCGCCACCTGGTGGATCGGCCGCCAGATCCGCCTCGAACGCGAAGCCGCCTGCGACCGTAGCGCCCTAAGCAGCCGCATCACACCCCGCGACTACGCCCGCCTCCTCTTCGACTTCGCCTCAGCACACAAAACCAAAGCTGTCGCACCTGCCTTCTCCTCCGCAAACCCGCCCCAGCTCACCGAACGCATAAAACGTCTCCTCACACCAACCTACCGCTCCGCCGCGATCCGGCCCGGCATCATACCCTCCGTCATCGTCATTGCCTTCTTCATCCTCGCCTTCGTCTATTTCCATAAAGCGACCGAATCCACCCTCAAATACGTCGGCGAAAACCTCTCCCCCCAGCAGCGTGCCCAAACCATGCAGCAGATCAGCGAAGACTACTCCGACAATACAAGCCTTCTCCCCGAGGACCAGAAAATAACCGTCTCAGGCACCATCACCACCGAAGACAACAAACCCCTCCCAAATCCATACCTGCAAAGGTTGTGA
- a CDS encoding chemotaxis protein CheX — translation MIAEKTLTEPLWQAAEEAFKCMIMLDLDRVDKLEKLDENTPRMVGSITFMGALQGAVVVQCDLDTARMVSRSMLMMGAEDEISDEEVEDALGEVVNLVLGGFKSRIANDLGEIQISVPMVIQAKDPSPGAGTGGEVADVFVKSGEHELQMSVVYKQK, via the coding sequence ACTTACCGAACCATTGTGGCAGGCAGCGGAAGAAGCGTTTAAGTGCATGATAATGCTGGACTTAGATCGCGTTGATAAATTGGAAAAGCTCGATGAGAACACGCCCCGGATGGTGGGTTCGATAACGTTTATGGGGGCGCTGCAGGGTGCGGTGGTTGTGCAGTGTGATCTGGATACTGCCAGGATGGTCTCGCGGAGTATGCTGATGATGGGTGCGGAGGACGAGATAAGCGACGAGGAGGTCGAGGATGCGCTGGGCGAGGTGGTGAACCTTGTGCTGGGCGGATTTAAGTCCCGTATTGCAAATGACTTAGGCGAGATACAGATCTCTGTCCCGATGGTCATTCAGGCCAAGGATCCGTCGCCTGGAGCGGGTACCGGCGGTGAAGTGGCTGACGTATTTGTCAAATCCGGCGAGCATGAACTGCAGATGTCCGTAGTTTATAAGCAGAAATAG